One Actinospica robiniae DSM 44927 genomic region harbors:
- a CDS encoding terpene synthase family protein, translated as MSATEITHLFDLPELQLIPGERAAPWGPQLDASLIAFVRATGLLTTETALDYYTTQHFGTMCAYVVPGAVTQARREIYGKLMAWFFIYDDWAEQLGRHLLPEDVAGMVDDIQTWFADDEDDVRRFDLPAARSMRTIWAQIREDTSPQWRDRLREELGMYLRTAVEEARLVRSGRVNPLGAASELRPLASAARPVYTMAEYAYGIELTPETVRHPLLRKADSVGTAAIAYANDIIGLKADLLRGIRDNLVLSLQHEHGGTLQANVERAAAKFHQKAAEFLDVQEQFRSGSGLCDATIAGRADVATYLQILEDWLFEGVKWQLRETDRYDTTVRLTDRENPNQLLLLSGAAA; from the coding sequence ATGTCGGCAACGGAGATCACCCACCTCTTCGACCTGCCGGAGCTGCAGCTCATTCCCGGCGAACGCGCGGCGCCCTGGGGCCCGCAGCTCGACGCGTCGCTCATCGCGTTCGTGCGCGCCACAGGGCTTCTGACGACCGAAACAGCGCTCGACTACTACACCACGCAGCACTTCGGAACGATGTGCGCCTACGTGGTGCCGGGCGCCGTCACGCAGGCGCGCCGCGAGATCTACGGCAAGCTCATGGCCTGGTTCTTCATCTACGACGACTGGGCCGAGCAATTGGGCCGCCATCTGCTGCCCGAGGACGTGGCCGGCATGGTCGACGATATCCAGACCTGGTTCGCGGACGACGAGGACGACGTCCGCCGCTTCGACCTGCCCGCGGCGCGCAGCATGCGCACCATCTGGGCGCAGATCCGGGAGGACACCTCGCCCCAGTGGCGTGACCGGCTGCGCGAAGAGCTCGGAATGTATCTGCGGACCGCCGTGGAGGAAGCGCGATTGGTCCGCAGCGGCCGCGTCAATCCGCTCGGCGCGGCAAGCGAGCTACGCCCTTTGGCCAGCGCCGCGCGGCCCGTCTACACCATGGCCGAGTACGCGTACGGCATCGAGCTCACCCCCGAGACTGTCCGGCACCCGCTCCTGCGCAAAGCCGATTCGGTGGGCACCGCCGCGATCGCCTACGCCAATGACATCATCGGCTTGAAAGCGGATCTGCTGCGCGGCATCCGGGACAACCTCGTGCTGTCCCTGCAGCACGAGCACGGCGGCACGCTACAGGCGAACGTCGAGCGGGCCGCCGCGAAGTTCCACCAGAAGGCCGCCGAGTTCCTCGACGTGCAGGAGCAGTTCCGCAGCGGCTCCGGCCTCTGCGACGCGACGATCGCCGGCCGGGCCGATGTGGCGACGTACCTACAGATCCTGGAGGACTGGCTTTTCGAGGGCGTCAAGTGGCAGCTGCGCGAGACCGACCGCTACGACACCACGGTGCGGCTGACGGATCGGGAGAATCCGAACCAGCTTCTGCTGCTGAGCGGCGCGGCTGCGTAG
- a CDS encoding group II truncated hemoglobin has protein sequence MTVEYIRYQIPAEAAEGFEQAYGRAAGQLAEAPECVDYELSRCDEDLESYILRITWTSTAGHLQGFRASEHFPPFLEAIKPYISNIQEMRHYTPTAVAGQGGSIPSLYEWLGGAEALERLTRSFYGEVLKDELLYPLFKDMDEHHPHFVALWLGEVFGGPENYSTERGDYRHMVSRHLGKHITEQQRRRWVNLLMDAADRVELPTDPSFRAAFASYVEWGTRLAEINSQPGREAYDAPIPHWGWGVAPPYKPAAKSEE, from the coding sequence ATGACCGTCGAATACATCCGTTACCAGATCCCAGCCGAAGCCGCCGAGGGGTTCGAGCAGGCCTACGGGCGAGCCGCGGGGCAGCTGGCCGAGGCGCCGGAGTGTGTGGACTACGAGCTCTCCCGCTGCGACGAGGACCTCGAGTCCTACATCCTGCGCATCACCTGGACGTCCACGGCAGGGCATCTGCAGGGCTTCCGGGCCAGTGAGCACTTCCCGCCGTTCCTGGAAGCCATCAAGCCCTACATCTCGAACATCCAGGAGATGCGGCACTACACCCCGACCGCCGTGGCCGGCCAGGGCGGATCGATCCCCAGCCTCTACGAATGGCTCGGCGGCGCCGAAGCGCTCGAGCGGCTCACCCGGTCCTTCTACGGCGAGGTGCTCAAGGACGAACTGCTCTATCCGCTGTTCAAGGACATGGACGAGCACCACCCGCATTTCGTCGCGCTCTGGCTCGGCGAGGTCTTCGGCGGCCCGGAGAACTACAGCACGGAACGCGGAGACTACCGGCACATGGTCAGCCGCCACCTCGGCAAGCACATCACCGAGCAGCAACGGCGGCGGTGGGTCAATCTGCTGATGGACGCGGCGGACCGGGTCGAGCTGCCCACGGATCCCTCGTTCCGCGCGGCGTTCGCCTCGTACGTCGAATGGGGCACCCGCCTCGCCGAGATCAACTCGCAGCCCGGCCGCGAGGCCTACGACGCACCCATCCCGCACTGGGGCTGGGGTGTGGCCCCGCCGTATAAGCCCGCTGCGAAGTCGGAGGAGTGA
- a CDS encoding TetR/AcrR family transcriptional regulator, producing MNRQRPAAEPASSSAQARSGRSRDSTIDERILTAARRQLSVLGFEGMSIASVAQEAGTTRQALYRRWADKAQLACDAVAAISEERGGSGAPQDPFDALVAELTDFQRGVSRPGRLSLVGTMLQETTGPEVLERYRATVIHPRRQRLAAVLRAAQQLGMIDADADLTVAVTMCTGNWYGRALAGEPIPEDWPRRTAALVWRALGGRPRP from the coding sequence GTGAACCGACAGCGACCCGCGGCCGAACCTGCGTCCTCCTCGGCCCAGGCCCGTTCGGGGCGGAGCCGCGACAGCACGATCGACGAACGGATTCTGACTGCCGCGAGGCGTCAGCTCTCCGTGCTCGGCTTCGAGGGGATGTCGATCGCCTCGGTGGCCCAGGAGGCCGGGACGACGCGGCAGGCGCTGTATCGGCGGTGGGCGGACAAGGCGCAGCTGGCTTGCGACGCCGTCGCGGCCATCAGCGAGGAACGCGGCGGATCGGGCGCCCCACAGGATCCGTTCGACGCGCTCGTCGCGGAGCTGACGGACTTCCAGCGGGGTGTGTCCCGGCCGGGGCGGCTGTCCCTCGTCGGCACGATGCTGCAGGAGACCACCGGCCCCGAAGTGCTCGAGCGCTACCGCGCCACGGTCATCCATCCGCGCCGGCAGCGGCTCGCCGCCGTCCTGCGCGCCGCGCAGCAGCTCGGCATGATCGACGCGGACGCGGATCTGACCGTCGCCGTGACGATGTGCACCGGCAACTGGTACGGCCGGGCCCTGGCCGGCGAACCGATACCAGAAGACTGGCCCCGGCGCACGGCCGCGCTGGTGTGGCGGGCCCTGGGCGGCCGGCCACGGCCGTGA
- a CDS encoding D-alanyl-D-alanine carboxypeptidase family protein, which yields MSSERRLPRSRRRATVVSTAVGAAVVIGCTVLLIPRGSTQTAADLPANSAIGDGSGAPGASATGTASAGASASASSSASASASASASASASGSATPTSTAAFSGPPKLSIGSSQNVAGTLQPTWPNQGQAEIDLDGSVIKSYGPVSSSQPIASVTKTMTAYLILHDHPLSPGQQGPTITLTAADVTAYKYDVSENMSSVPVKAGEQLTESEALQALMLASADNIADVLAHWDTGTTTDAAFVSKMNSEASALGMSHTHYADASGYDPDSVSTAPDQITLAQHAMGLGYFAQLVDEGSAKIPVAGTISNYNSLLGYDGVNGIKTGSTGQAGGCLLFHADFTVNGRTLTLSGAVLGQDAPTGQELGVGLAAAKTAISSTESQVTARTLIPAGTAVATAPLADGTTATLHTTANLTVTAWPGETVTLRLNTSGTTHTLKAYASDGTLLGSTTLG from the coding sequence ATGTCTTCCGAGCGCCGCCTTCCCCGTAGCCGCCGCCGCGCGACCGTCGTCTCCACCGCCGTCGGCGCCGCGGTCGTGATCGGCTGCACCGTGCTGCTCATACCCCGGGGCAGCACCCAGACGGCAGCCGACCTCCCCGCGAACTCCGCGATCGGTGACGGCTCCGGCGCGCCCGGCGCCTCCGCGACCGGCACGGCATCGGCCGGCGCATCGGCCTCGGCTTCCAGCTCCGCATCCGCCTCCGCCTCCGCCTCCGCGTCGGCCTCGGCGTCCGGTTCCGCGACACCGACCTCGACGGCGGCGTTCTCCGGCCCGCCCAAACTCTCGATCGGCTCCAGCCAGAACGTCGCCGGCACCCTGCAACCGACCTGGCCCAACCAAGGCCAAGCCGAAATAGACCTCGACGGCAGCGTCATCAAAAGCTACGGACCCGTCAGCAGCTCACAGCCGATCGCCTCGGTCACCAAGACCATGACCGCCTACCTCATCCTGCACGACCACCCGCTCAGCCCGGGACAACAGGGCCCGACCATCACCCTCACCGCCGCCGACGTCACCGCCTACAAATACGACGTCAGCGAGAACATGTCCTCGGTACCCGTCAAAGCCGGCGAACAGCTGACCGAGAGCGAGGCGCTCCAAGCCCTCATGCTCGCCTCCGCCGACAACATCGCCGACGTCCTCGCCCACTGGGACACCGGCACCACCACCGACGCCGCGTTCGTCAGCAAAATGAACTCCGAAGCCTCCGCCCTCGGCATGAGCCACACCCACTACGCCGACGCCTCCGGCTACGACCCCGACTCCGTCTCAACCGCACCCGACCAGATCACCCTCGCCCAGCACGCCATGGGCCTCGGCTACTTCGCGCAACTGGTGGACGAGGGCAGCGCGAAAATCCCCGTGGCCGGCACCATCTCCAACTACAACAGCCTCCTCGGCTACGACGGCGTCAACGGCATCAAAACCGGATCCACCGGCCAAGCCGGCGGCTGCCTCCTCTTCCACGCCGACTTCACCGTCAACGGCCGCACCCTCACCCTCTCCGGCGCCGTCCTCGGCCAAGACGCACCCACCGGCCAGGAACTCGGCGTCGGACTCGCCGCCGCGAAAACCGCGATATCCAGCACCGAATCCCAAGTCACCGCCCGCACCCTCATCCCCGCCGGCACCGCCGTCGCCACCGCACCCCTCGCCGACGGCACCACCGCCACCCTGCACACCACCGCCAACCTCACCGTCACCGCATGGCCCGGCGAAACCGTCACCCTACGCCTGAACACCTCAGGAACCACCCACACCCTCAAGGCCTACGCATCCGACGGAACACTCCTCGGCAGCACCACTCTCGGGTAA
- a CDS encoding error-prone DNA polymerase, whose protein sequence is MTERTTPAYAELHAHSWYSFLDGVDAPTTLVEEAVRLGLTGLAITDHDSMAAAPHLAVAARGTGLATVFGAELNLQLEGERTGTPDPHGTHLLILARDPDGYRRLAGAITRGHLAGEGKGRPVYDLDDVAASADGHWEILTGCRKGAVARALAEKGAEAAEKELRTLMELFGPERVHVELHATGLPGDDRRNDQLADLAARIGLPTVATGLVHYARPDGHATYAAVAALRARATLEEIDSWLPPGPGMFLRTPAQAARRFRRYPGAVGHAVDLALACRIEFDTDIRPRPPRFTAPDGHDENTYLRELTYEGIARRYGTRASRPDAYAQAEHELQVIKALGFSGWFLISWDVVRFARAQDPPILVQGRGSAANSIVVHALGISAVDPIKYNLLFSRFLHPERDGPPDIDLDIQADRREEVLQYVYAKHGRENAAMVANEVCLTSKFSVREAARILGYSPGAVDAISSQVDRHEQIPAAHAEIPGQVLALARRLEGRPRHFSIHSGGIVICEGPIAEVLPVEWARMPGRSVIQGDKEAAVDAGLVKHDLLSLRALSAAADVLTMLADAGTPMEFADIPADDPLVYDMINDGDTVGVFQVESRAQISVAPVMRARTFRDLAVQIALIRPGPGASGASRRYLRRRSGKDAVPEIHPTIDRILAVSNGTVLFQEQAMMLAIEGAGFTPAEADRLRRAMGAKRSLPGILALRERFLAGLDRLGISSATAEDLYQQIESFSGYGFPFSHSLSFAFIAAATAWMKRYHPALLLTGILNHMPMGFYETPTLIADAQRHQVTVNPVHINESRAKTSLEPLTDADRAAYVPVHRHASPHPQPPVRLGLITVRGMGTELAETIERERDANGPYTDIEDLVRRTQTPTLILENLTAAGALDTFGQGRRETLWAVGAVAGTRPDHLPGTTPGTNAPPLPPLTFEEQTFAELWAGQNAAHHPMQPMRPRLARLGVLEAEHLGELRHGRPVRIAGLVTHRQRPPTANGICFLNLEDPTGMINVIVPAKTWAALDRRTRYAGALLIYGTIEAQDGSVNVVAGRLTPIVVGGAPDRSRSFS, encoded by the coding sequence GTGACCGAACGCACCACCCCGGCATACGCGGAACTGCACGCCCACTCCTGGTACAGCTTCCTCGACGGCGTCGACGCGCCCACGACCCTGGTCGAGGAAGCCGTCCGGCTCGGCCTGACCGGTCTGGCGATCACGGACCACGACTCGATGGCCGCGGCCCCGCACCTCGCCGTCGCCGCACGCGGCACGGGACTCGCGACCGTGTTCGGCGCGGAGCTGAACCTGCAGCTGGAGGGTGAGCGTACCGGCACGCCCGATCCGCACGGCACCCACCTGCTCATCCTCGCCCGCGACCCGGACGGCTACCGGCGTCTGGCCGGCGCCATCACCCGCGGCCACCTGGCTGGTGAAGGCAAAGGCAGGCCCGTCTACGACCTCGACGATGTCGCCGCATCAGCTGATGGGCATTGGGAAATCCTGACGGGCTGCCGCAAAGGCGCCGTCGCCCGAGCCCTCGCCGAGAAAGGCGCCGAGGCCGCCGAGAAGGAACTTCGTACGCTGATGGAGCTGTTCGGGCCCGAGCGCGTGCACGTCGAACTGCACGCCACCGGCCTGCCGGGCGATGACCGGCGCAACGACCAGCTCGCCGATCTCGCCGCACGGATCGGCCTGCCGACCGTGGCGACCGGGCTGGTGCACTACGCCCGCCCGGACGGGCACGCCACCTACGCCGCCGTCGCCGCGCTCCGAGCCCGTGCCACCCTCGAGGAGATCGACTCGTGGCTGCCTCCCGGCCCTGGGATGTTCCTCCGCACGCCGGCCCAGGCCGCACGCCGTTTCCGCCGCTACCCCGGCGCTGTCGGCCACGCGGTCGATCTCGCTCTGGCCTGCCGGATCGAGTTCGACACCGACATCCGCCCGCGCCCGCCCCGATTCACCGCCCCCGACGGCCACGACGAGAACACGTACCTGCGTGAGCTCACCTACGAGGGCATCGCCCGCCGCTACGGCACGCGTGCCTCCCGGCCCGACGCCTATGCCCAGGCCGAGCACGAGCTGCAGGTCATCAAAGCCCTGGGTTTCTCCGGCTGGTTCCTGATCTCCTGGGACGTGGTGCGTTTCGCCCGCGCCCAGGACCCGCCGATCCTCGTCCAGGGCCGGGGCAGCGCCGCGAACTCGATCGTCGTGCACGCCCTCGGGATCTCCGCGGTCGACCCGATCAAATACAACCTGCTCTTCTCCCGGTTCCTGCACCCCGAGCGCGACGGGCCGCCCGACATCGACCTCGACATCCAGGCCGACCGGCGCGAGGAGGTCCTCCAATACGTCTACGCGAAGCACGGCCGGGAGAACGCCGCGATGGTCGCCAACGAGGTCTGTCTGACCTCGAAGTTCTCCGTGCGCGAAGCCGCCCGCATCCTCGGCTACTCGCCCGGGGCCGTCGACGCGATCAGCTCCCAGGTCGACCGGCACGAGCAGATCCCCGCCGCGCACGCGGAGATCCCCGGCCAGGTCCTCGCCCTCGCCCGACGCCTGGAAGGCCGGCCGCGGCACTTCTCCATCCACTCCGGCGGCATCGTCATCTGCGAAGGGCCCATCGCCGAGGTCCTGCCGGTCGAATGGGCCCGCATGCCCGGACGCAGCGTCATCCAAGGCGACAAGGAAGCCGCCGTCGACGCCGGCCTGGTCAAACACGACCTGCTCTCCCTGCGCGCCCTCTCCGCCGCGGCCGACGTCCTGACGATGCTCGCCGACGCGGGCACGCCGATGGAGTTCGCCGACATCCCCGCCGATGACCCGCTCGTCTACGACATGATCAACGACGGGGACACCGTCGGGGTCTTCCAGGTCGAATCCCGCGCCCAGATCTCCGTCGCCCCGGTCATGAGAGCCCGCACGTTCCGCGACCTGGCCGTGCAGATCGCCCTGATCCGGCCAGGGCCCGGGGCCTCCGGAGCCAGCAGGCGCTACCTGCGCCGCCGCTCCGGCAAAGACGCCGTCCCCGAGATCCACCCCACGATCGACCGGATCCTCGCCGTCTCCAACGGCACCGTGCTGTTCCAGGAACAGGCCATGATGCTCGCGATCGAAGGAGCCGGATTCACCCCCGCCGAAGCCGACCGGCTCCGCCGCGCGATGGGCGCCAAACGCTCCCTACCCGGCATCCTCGCCCTGCGCGAGCGCTTCCTCGCCGGTCTCGACCGCCTCGGCATCTCCAGCGCCACGGCCGAAGACCTCTACCAGCAGATCGAATCCTTCTCAGGCTACGGATTCCCCTTTTCGCACAGCCTGAGCTTCGCGTTCATCGCCGCAGCCACCGCCTGGATGAAGCGCTACCACCCCGCCCTGCTGCTCACCGGCATCCTCAACCACATGCCCATGGGCTTCTACGAAACCCCCACCCTCATCGCCGACGCCCAGCGCCACCAAGTCACCGTGAACCCCGTCCACATCAACGAGAGCCGCGCCAAGACCAGCCTCGAACCCCTCACCGACGCGGATCGCGCCGCTTACGTGCCCGTCCACCGCCACGCCTCCCCCCACCCCCAACCGCCCGTCCGCCTCGGCCTGATCACCGTGCGCGGCATGGGCACCGAGCTGGCCGAAACCATCGAACGCGAGCGCGACGCCAACGGGCCCTACACCGACATCGAGGACCTCGTCCGCCGCACCCAGACCCCCACTCTGATCCTTGAGAACCTCACTGCCGCAGGCGCCCTCGACACCTTCGGCCAAGGACGCCGCGAAACCCTCTGGGCTGTGGGCGCCGTCGCCGGCACCCGCCCCGACCACCTCCCCGGCACCACCCCCGGCACCAACGCCCCGCCCCTGCCGCCGCTCACCTTCGAAGAACAGACCTTCGCCGAACTCTGGGCCGGCCAGAACGCCGCCCACCACCCCATGCAGCCCATGCGCCCGCGCCTCGCCCGACTGGGTGTCCTCGAAGCCGAGCACCTCGGCGAACTACGCCACGGCCGACCCGTCCGGATCGCAGGCCTCGTCACCCACCGCCAACGCCCGCCCACGGCCAACGGCATCTGCTTCCTCAACCTCGAAGACCCCACCGGCATGATCAACGTCATCGTCCCCGCCAAAACCTGGGCCGCCCTCGACCGCCGCACCCGTTACGCCGGAGCGCTCCTCATCTACGGCACCATCGAGGCCCAAGACGGCTCCGTCAACGTCGTCGCCGGCCGCCTCACCCCGATCGTCGTCGGCGGCGCACCGGACAGGAGCCGCTCGTTCTCCTGA
- a CDS encoding DNA polymerase Y family protein yields MNTTIDIDDPGSPARVLAAWAPAFTVLAAGAALDELAATVAAGRVTAVTPAAARAGVRVGMRARDAHRICPQLAAYRADSERAARVFEPVVCALEEVAAGVEVVRPGLCVLLAAGPVGYYGGEEQAAGVIRDAAAVVECELGPVAVGVGVADGMAAAVLAARTDTLVPPGGSRRFLAEFDIAALADAQLAQQLRRLGIRRVGQFAALPASSVATRFGLVGLRAHRLARGLDARDPAPRRAPRELSVVREFEPVPTVEPLVFAARGLAEQLHEKLAGLGLVCDRVEIEALTGDGRGSARWWRHEGRLSARAVAERVRWQLEAWAQRNPPPAGHDPHVESGEGFVSLSLRPDGLRIATGTQIDLLGGVAQLPETAEAAIERLQDLLGHTRVARPVLSGGRGVGEQIALVPFGDLDPESRGTGPWPGRVPEPAPAMIPGRSTPVRLLDAAGNTVVVTARGEMPDPPAVLEVGAVCADVTGYSQPWPVHERPWDEDGGRRYARLQVTTADGHAYLLAAEAGSWYVLAGYQ; encoded by the coding sequence GTGAATACCACCATTGACATAGATGATCCTGGTTCACCTGCTCGAGTGCTGGCGGCGTGGGCTCCGGCGTTCACGGTGCTGGCCGCGGGTGCGGCGTTGGACGAGCTGGCGGCGACGGTGGCGGCGGGCCGGGTGACGGCGGTGACGCCGGCTGCGGCGCGGGCCGGCGTGCGGGTGGGGATGCGCGCGCGTGATGCGCACCGGATCTGCCCGCAACTCGCCGCGTATCGGGCGGATTCAGAGCGGGCGGCGCGGGTGTTCGAGCCGGTGGTGTGCGCGCTGGAGGAGGTCGCGGCCGGGGTCGAGGTGGTGCGGCCCGGGCTGTGCGTGCTGCTGGCCGCGGGCCCGGTGGGCTACTACGGCGGGGAGGAGCAGGCCGCCGGGGTGATCCGCGATGCCGCGGCGGTGGTGGAGTGCGAGCTCGGGCCGGTGGCGGTCGGGGTCGGCGTCGCGGACGGGATGGCCGCGGCGGTGCTCGCCGCCCGCACGGACACGCTGGTTCCGCCGGGCGGAAGCAGGCGGTTTCTGGCGGAGTTCGACATCGCCGCACTCGCCGACGCACAGCTGGCGCAGCAGTTGCGCCGGCTCGGGATTCGCCGGGTCGGGCAGTTCGCCGCGCTTCCGGCGTCCTCGGTCGCGACGCGGTTCGGGTTGGTGGGTCTGCGGGCGCACCGGTTGGCGCGTGGGCTGGACGCGCGGGATCCGGCGCCGCGCCGTGCGCCGCGGGAGCTTTCGGTGGTGCGCGAGTTCGAGCCGGTGCCGACGGTGGAGCCGCTGGTGTTCGCCGCCAGGGGCCTGGCCGAGCAGCTGCACGAGAAGCTGGCCGGACTCGGGCTGGTGTGCGATCGGGTCGAGATCGAGGCGCTGACGGGGGATGGGCGCGGTTCGGCGCGCTGGTGGCGGCACGAGGGCCGGCTCTCGGCGCGTGCGGTGGCCGAGCGGGTGCGCTGGCAGCTCGAGGCTTGGGCGCAGCGCAACCCGCCGCCCGCCGGCCATGACCCGCACGTGGAGTCCGGCGAGGGGTTCGTCTCCCTGTCGCTGCGTCCGGACGGGCTGCGGATCGCCACGGGCACCCAGATCGACCTGCTCGGGGGAGTGGCGCAGTTGCCTGAGACGGCGGAGGCGGCGATCGAGCGACTCCAGGACCTGCTCGGCCACACCCGCGTCGCGCGGCCCGTTCTGTCCGGCGGCAGGGGAGTGGGCGAGCAGATCGCGCTGGTGCCCTTCGGCGATCTCGATCCGGAGTCGCGGGGGACGGGTCCTTGGCCGGGCCGGGTTCCCGAGCCCGCGCCCGCGATGATCCCCGGCCGCTCCACCCCCGTGCGCCTGCTGGATGCGGCCGGGAACACCGTGGTCGTGACCGCGCGCGGCGAGATGCCCGATCCCCCGGCCGTGCTCGAAGTCGGGGCGGTGTGCGCGGATGTGACCGGCTACTCCCAGCCGTGGCCGGTGCACGAGCGGCCCTGGGACGAAGACGGCGGCCGCCGATACGCGCGCCTGCAGGTGACCACGGCCGACGGGCACGCGTACCTGCTCGCGGCCGAAGCAGGATCCTGGTACGTGCTGGCCGGCTATCAGTGA
- a CDS encoding cupin domain-containing protein, whose product MEATSTALVVQPGEAGKASLTDGAFELLADGGAVSASRLTLATGADGAPPHHHKLSHEVFYILDGTMVFRLGDRVTSVGRGGLVIIPPNLPHAFGAAQGSTVDVVVLLSPGVERFAYFEQLGAISRGEAEFDSLIPEQDRFDVHLVDLPDWRTAPSSQHVQHVQPRP is encoded by the coding sequence ATGGAAGCCACGAGCACGGCGCTCGTCGTTCAGCCTGGTGAGGCGGGAAAGGCCTCCCTCACCGACGGCGCATTCGAGCTGCTCGCCGATGGTGGCGCGGTCAGCGCCAGCCGGCTGACCCTGGCCACGGGCGCCGATGGGGCGCCTCCGCACCACCACAAGCTGTCCCATGAGGTCTTCTACATCCTGGACGGGACTATGGTCTTCCGTCTCGGCGACAGGGTGACTTCGGTGGGTAGAGGCGGCCTCGTCATCATCCCGCCAAACCTGCCCCACGCCTTCGGGGCGGCGCAGGGCAGCACGGTCGACGTCGTCGTCCTGCTGAGCCCGGGTGTCGAGCGGTTCGCGTACTTCGAGCAGCTGGGCGCCATCAGCCGGGGCGAGGCGGAGTTCGACTCCCTGATCCCGGAGCAGGACCGCTTCGATGTGCACCTGGTGGACCTGCCCGACTGGCGGACGGCCCCATCGTCTCAGCACGTCCAGCACGTCCAGCCTCGGCCGTAG
- a CDS encoding DUF6891 domain-containing protein, giving the protein MLEITVRAEIGWQRFVRPGIEELGALVSGLGERGNRFLTIQRIPDLPDHFIQTWHEAGGAYVVEYRDGGQDRQFESTLDGPEQVLAALTAWADGGSEWGSAWDWRPMDLEAAEPVAALDLAEKEHILLEQRVRLAIVAGYDGREQLNELAQEYLVTKERRPVSAAQAGQLVDRLWLERVAEQSAWVGETDPERLTRAFLALEGSGVTARENFTCCRSCGQAEIGAAGPSDARGFVYFHQQCTDAAAAGHGLMLLYGGFDGTAETTASIGRAVVTALDAVELPACWDGDPSRGVEVKPMDWRKRLVG; this is encoded by the coding sequence ATGTTGGAGATCACCGTGCGGGCTGAGATCGGATGGCAGCGATTCGTCCGCCCTGGCATCGAGGAGCTCGGCGCGCTCGTTTCCGGGCTTGGCGAGCGCGGCAACCGGTTTCTGACCATCCAGCGGATACCGGACCTGCCTGATCACTTTATCCAAACGTGGCATGAGGCCGGCGGAGCGTACGTGGTCGAATACCGCGATGGTGGTCAGGATCGTCAGTTCGAATCAACGCTCGACGGTCCGGAGCAGGTGCTCGCTGCGCTGACCGCCTGGGCAGACGGCGGTTCCGAATGGGGCTCGGCCTGGGACTGGCGACCTATGGATCTGGAAGCGGCCGAGCCGGTAGCCGCGCTGGACTTGGCAGAGAAGGAACACATCCTGCTTGAGCAGCGGGTCCGGCTGGCGATCGTCGCGGGTTACGACGGGCGAGAACAGTTGAACGAGCTCGCGCAGGAGTACCTGGTGACCAAGGAGCGTCGCCCGGTGTCGGCGGCGCAGGCCGGTCAACTCGTCGACCGTCTTTGGCTTGAGCGCGTCGCGGAGCAGTCGGCCTGGGTAGGAGAGACCGATCCAGAACGGTTGACCAGAGCTTTCCTCGCTCTGGAGGGCTCAGGCGTCACCGCTCGAGAGAACTTCACCTGCTGCCGCTCGTGTGGCCAGGCCGAGATCGGTGCTGCCGGTCCGTCGGATGCCCGCGGTTTTGTGTACTTCCATCAGCAGTGCACTGACGCCGCCGCGGCCGGCCACGGGTTGATGCTGCTGTATGGCGGGTTCGACGGTACTGCGGAGACAACCGCGTCGATCGGCCGCGCGGTGGTTACGGCGCTCGATGCAGTCGAGCTGCCGGCGTGCTGGGACGGCGATCCGTCGCGCGGTGTCGAGGTCAAGCCGATGGACTGGCGCAAGCGCCTGGTCGGCTAA